The Actinomadura sp. WMMB 499 genome includes a window with the following:
- a CDS encoding Rieske (2Fe-2S) protein gives MAQETHGDATATRRTLLVGAGLAGVAGLAAACGGGDDTAGGGSGETGGTDGAGGTGGAAPGGQALATTAEIPVGGGKVFEDAKVVVCQPAQGEFTAFSAECTHKGCSVGSVSGGTIVCPCHNSKFSITDGSVVQPPAEDPLPRRNVTVQGGNITLA, from the coding sequence ATGGCACAGGAGACGCACGGAGACGCGACCGCCACCCGCCGCACGCTGCTCGTCGGCGCCGGCCTCGCGGGCGTCGCCGGCCTCGCGGCGGCGTGCGGCGGGGGCGACGACACGGCGGGCGGCGGGTCCGGCGAGACCGGCGGCACGGACGGGGCCGGCGGGACCGGCGGGGCGGCCCCCGGCGGGCAGGCGCTCGCCACGACCGCGGAGATCCCGGTCGGCGGCGGCAAGGTGTTCGAGGACGCGAAGGTCGTCGTGTGCCAGCCCGCGCAGGGCGAGTTCACGGCGTTCTCGGCGGAGTGCACCCACAAGGGGTGCAGCGTCGGGTCCGTGTCCGGCGGGACGATCGTCTGCCCGTGCCACAACAGCAAGTTCAGCATCACCGACGGGTCGGTGGTGCAGCCGCCCGCCGAGGACCCGCTGCCCCGCCGGAACGTGACCGTCCAGGGCGGGAACATCACCCTGGCCTGA